The following coding sequences are from one Electrophorus electricus isolate fEleEle1 chromosome 22, fEleEle1.pri, whole genome shotgun sequence window:
- the zgc:174906 gene encoding uncharacterized protein zgc:174906, producing the protein MDGELEGDAGLLKKFKIQLIDVLCGDVDYVLQHCHSLSLLSQREYEQIKATVIPSQQVRDILDYMMTKDRKSVQSFLNLLKKDDMQKSFPRLEFLKELSLSEARTTGETVTKRKQPPAEDVPQKKAFTKGDCMVSEKQLMLVARCVGTGWKEVARVALDLPSTRLEQIAEENPRNHRECVFAALRCWRMRERDRATCARLHHLLAQDEAAVEPGSIDFLLEES; encoded by the exons ATGGATGGAGAACTGGAGGGTGATGCTGGACTTCTGAAGAAGTTTAAGATCCAGCTCATCGATGTTCTCTGTGGAGATGTGGACTATGTGCTCCAGCATTGCCATTCGCTCTCGTTACTGTCCCAGCGAGAATACGAGCAAATCAAGGCCACTGTCATTCCATCGCAGCAAGTTAGAGACATCCTGGATTACATGATgacaaaagacaggaaaagtGTTCAGAGCTTCTTGAACCTCTTAAAGAAGGATGACATGCAAAAGTCGTTTCCGAGACTAGAGTTCCTCAAAGAGCTGTCTCTCAGCGAAGCACGAACTACAG GGGAAACGGTCACGAAAAGAAAACAGCCGCCAGCTGAAGACGTTCCCCAGAAGAAGGCTTTTACAAAGG GCGACTGCATGGTGTCGGAGAAGCAGCTGATGCTTGTGGCCCGCTGCGTCGGCACAGGCTGGAAGGAGGTAGCCCGGGTGGCCCTGGACCTCCCCAGCACCAGGCTGGAGCAGATCGCCGAGGAGAACCCCAGGAACCACAGGGAGTGCGTGTTCGCAGCACTGCGCTGCTGGCGCATGCGTGAGCGGGACAGGGCCACTTGCGCCCgcctccaccacctcctcgCGCAGGACGAGGCCGCCGTGGAGCCCGGGAGCATCGACTTCCTGCTCGAGGAGAGCTGA
- the csad gene encoding cysteine sulfinic acid decarboxylase: MCDTRLWTAAMSANFSKALGSSMSNGLNGHYQCAETELNSTEGELFLSEAFKVILEEAVHKATDVKEKVCEWKDPDQLRDVLDLELRDHGETHQQLLQRVRDVAKHSVKTNHPRFFNQLFAGVDYHALTGRLLTETLNTSQYTYEVAPAFVLMEDVVLRKLRSLVGWAEGDGIFCPGGSMSNMYAMNVARYWAFPQAKTQGLWSVPRLAVFTSQESHYSMKKSAAFLGIGTENVYHVKVDESGRMIPEDLEAKIVHAKSQGAVPFFVNATAGSTVQGAFDPLDRIADISESNGMWMHVDAAWGGSVLFSKKHKHLVAGIERANSMTWNPHKMLMAGLQCSVILMRDTTDLLMRCHCANATYLFQQDKFYDISLDTGDKSIQCGRKVDCLKLWLMWKAVGSQGLANRVDMAFANTRYFVEKLKKREGFQLVSEPQFVNVCFWYIPPSLRGKENSADYKDKLAKVAPIIKERMVKQGSMMVGYQPLDGRVNFFRMVILSPQLTQSDLDFCLDEIERLGRDL; this comes from the exons ATGTGTGATACAAGACTGTGGACTGCAGCAATGAGTGCAAACTTTTCCAAAG CCTTAGGGAGTAGCATGAGCAATGGCTTGAATGGCCATTATCAGTGTGCTGAGACTGAGCTGAACTCTACGGAGGGTGAGCTTTTCCTCTCCGAGGCTTTCAAAGTCATCTTGGAAGAGGCGGTTCATAAAGCTACAGATGTGAAGGAAAAG gtgtgtgagtggaaGGATCCTGACCAGCTGAGGGATGTGCTAGACCTGGAGCTGAGAGACCATGGAGAAACccaccagcagctgctgcagagAGTCCGCGACGTGGCCAAACACAGCGTTAAAACGA ATCACCCACGCTTCTTTAATCAGTTGTTTGCAGGAGTGGACTACCACGCCCTGACTGGACGGCTCCTCACAGAGACACTCAACACCAGCCA GTACACCTATGAGGTGGCCCCAGCGTTTGTTCTAATGGAGGATGTGGTGCTGCGTAAACTGCGCTCGCTCGTGGGCTGGGCAGAGGGCGATGGTATCTTCTGCCCCGGGGGGTCCATGTCAAACATGTACGCCATGAATGTGGCCCGATACTGGGCATTCCCGCAGGCGAAAACCCAGGGGCTGTGGTCCGTTCCTCGCCTGGCTGTGTTCACATCCCAGGAG AGTCACTACTCGATGAAAAAGTCTGCTGCGTTTCTTGGTATCGGGACGGAGAACGTTTACCATGTGAAAGTTGATGAAAG CGGCAGAATGATCCCAGAGGACCTCGAAGCTAAAATTGTTCATGCCAAATCACAA GGCGCGGTCCCATTCTTCGTCAACGCCACGGCCGGCTCCACCGTGCAAGGGGCCTTTGACCCCCTCGACCGCATAGCTGACATCAGCGAGAGCAACGGCATGTGGATGCACGTCGAT GCTGCATGGGGGGGCAGTGTGCTGTTTTCCAAGAAACACAAGCATCTGGTTGCAGGCATTGAAAG GGCGAACTCTATGACATGGAATCCACATAAAATGCTTATGGCGGGACTTCAGTGCTCTGTGATTCTGATGAGAGACACAACG GACCTGCTGATGCGCTGCCACTGTGCCAATGCTACATACTTATTCCAGCAAGACAAGTTCTACGATATAAGTCTGGACACTGGGGACAAGTCTATCCAGTGCGGGCGCAAAGTTGATTGCCTGAAGCTGTGGCTCATGTGGAAGGCAGTGGGCTCTCAAGGCTTAGCCAACCGTGTTGACATGGCTTTTGCCAACACAAG GTATTTTGTTGAGAAATTGAAGAAAAGAGAGGGGTTTCAGCTTGTTTCAGAG CCACAGTTTGTGAATGTATGCTTCTGGTATATACCACCCAGtctgagaggaaaagagaacagCGCAGACTACAAGGACAAATTAGCCAAG GTGGCGCCAATCATCAAAGAACGCATGGTGAAACAGGGCTCAATGATGGTGGGTTATCAGCCTTTGGATGGGAGAGTCAACTTTTTCCGCATGGTCATCCTTTCTCCCCAGCTGACTCAGAGTGACTTGGATTTCTGTCTTGATGAGATAGAGAGGCTGGGAAGAGATCTGTAA